The segment AGTTGCTCTTCAATGGCTTTCATGCTTAGGAGCGTCATCACGGGTTTGGCATTTGTGAGGTGGAGTCGGATGTATTCGTTCATCCCTTCGATATACTTGATGTCGTCGAAGTTGATGCGCAAGAGCTTGTGCTCCGATTTGATGAAAAGAAACTCTTTGTTGCTTTTGACCTCATCGGGCTTTTGATGCTGGGTATCGAAGAGCGCCTTTACTTTATTGGCGGACTTTAAGAAATCGCTATAGCCAATGGGTTTGAGTAGATAATCGATGGCATTTACCCGAAAACCTTCGAGCGCGTGTTCGCTATGGGCGGTGATAAAAACAATCATGGGTGGGTTCTCGAGACTCTTGACAAAATCCATTCCGCTGAGATCGGGCATGTTGATGTCCACAAAGAGTAAATCGGTGGGGCTGTTCTCGAGCATCTCGATGGCTTGCAGGGCACTTTCGCACTGACCTACCAACTCCAGAAATGGTGTTTTGGAGATATATTCGGCAAGCTGTCGAAGGGCAAGGGGTTCGTCGTCAATTGCAATGCATCTAATCATAGCGGAATAGATAAGTTCACGGTGAATATATTGTCGGCGTCGATAATGTCCAGATGGTAGGTATCTCCGTAGAGAAGGGCCAATCGCTTTTGGGTATTGTCGAGGCCTATGCCCGAAAAATTGTCTGTATGAGTTTTGTTGGCCTTGCTATTCTTTATAATCAGCATAAGGCGATCATCGCTTACCATAAGATCGATGTTGATAAATGACTCTTCCCGGTAGCTTACGCCGTGCTTGAAGGCATTCTCAATGAGTGAGGTAAAGAGGAATGGTGGCATTATCTTTTCTGGGATAGTGGTGGGAAGCGTAAGGGTGATGCTTACCTTCTCGTTATATCTCAGCTTCATAAGGTCGATGTAGCTGTGGAGGAATTCTACCTCCCGCGTTAGTGTGGTGGCTTCGGTCTGGGTTTCGTAGAGGAGGTAGCGCATCATTTTCGAGAGTTTTATGATGGATTCCTTTGCCTCCTCAGTATTGATATCGACCAGCGCATGGATATTATTGAGCGTATTCATGAAGAAGTGAGGACTCACTTGGTTGCGCAGTAGCACCAGCTGCGTGGCTATGTTCTCCTTTTCGAGACTTACCTTTTCGTTTTCTGTCTCCATCCAGCGAAGACTCGATCGTAAACCAGTATCGAATCCAACCACCAGAATAGCGAGAATTAGAAAATTGGCAAAGGGTGGGATGGGCCTTTGCTTATGTGGCTGAATGGGACGAAGATTCCCAAATGGATCGTTACCTCCGGGGAGCGAGTATGGTGGCAGGATCATTGGATTATCGGGGGTGGACATTATTTGATTTCCGGAAGGGAGCACGCTGGGTGGTTTCGATTTTACCTCCATTTTATCATAGATAAATGAACCAAACGTAAACAGGAGAATAACACCCAAAACGGATACGATAAACAGGGTTTGTTTTCCTTTAAATAGCAATTTAGGGACAAGGATAAACCGATTGATAAGGAATACAACCAAGAGCGGAATGGTAATTTCCAACTGAACGATAACACTTCGCATTATGGGGCTGTATATGTCCTCCCGGAAAAGTATGGGAGTAAGCACAAGCACCATCCATACAAATGCGACGAGGCCAATCTCTGTGTAGACTATTCTTTTGTTGTGAATTTTCATGGTTTTGACGCAGTTGGGATTCTTGTCAAGTTAAGGAATAAAGTCCGAAGAGGTGAAGTTGGGGTGTAAATGCTTTCGATTTACCACCCCATCACTTATCTATTACGATATCGGAATACCTGCCGCACTTTTTTAGTGATTCAGTTCTACTTAATTATCCCCAGTCCCTCTTTTGCGCTTGCATCCTGAGGGCTGTATAGTAAAACTTTGTTGAATAGGATTTTTGCTTCGCGCGTTTTTCCCAGCTTGAGGTTGGTCCATGCCAGCATGAGCAAACTTTGGTAATCGAAAGGGTAAAGGTTCGAAACCTTTTCGAAATATTGGTAGGCTTGCTTGTAATCCTTCTTGTCGTAGGAGATAAGCCCCATGCGGTAGAGCGTTACTGTGTTGTTGGGGTCGA is part of the Williamwhitmania taraxaci genome and harbors:
- a CDS encoding sensor histidine kinase, which codes for MKIHNKRIVYTEIGLVAFVWMVLVLTPILFREDIYSPIMRSVIVQLEITIPLLVVFLINRFILVPKLLFKGKQTLFIVSVLGVILLFTFGSFIYDKMEVKSKPPSVLPSGNQIMSTPDNPMILPPYSLPGGNDPFGNLRPIQPHKQRPIPPFANFLILAILVVGFDTGLRSSLRWMETENEKVSLEKENIATQLVLLRNQVSPHFFMNTLNNIHALVDINTEEAKESIIKLSKMMRYLLYETQTEATTLTREVEFLHSYIDLMKLRYNEKVSITLTLPTTIPEKIMPPFLFTSLIENAFKHGVSYREESFINIDLMVSDDRLMLIIKNSKANKTHTDNFSGIGLDNTQKRLALLYGDTYHLDIIDADNIFTVNLSIPL
- a CDS encoding LytR/AlgR family response regulator transcription factor, which translates into the protein MIRCIAIDDEPLALRQLAEYISKTPFLELVGQCESALQAIEMLENSPTDLLFVDINMPDLSGMDFVKSLENPPMIVFITAHSEHALEGFRVNAIDYLLKPIGYSDFLKSANKVKALFDTQHQKPDEVKSNKEFLFIKSEHKLLRINFDDIKYIEGMNEYIRLHLTNAKPVMTLLSMKAIEEQLPSDRFMRVHRSYIVNLTKISVIERSRIIFDEKVYIPISDQYKAKFQSYIDNNFLP